One genomic segment of Ancylobacter sp. IITR112 includes these proteins:
- the lepB gene encoding signal peptidase I codes for MTSTTEPKKQEGGLGETVKVILQAFLIALLIRTFLFQPFNIPSGSMKETLLVGDYLFVSKYSYGYSRFSLPLSPPLFDGRILGSTPNRGDVVVFKLPRDESTDYIKRVIGLPGDEIQMIGGLLHINGVPVKREDAGYWMDDEGNGKVERVKRWIETLPNGVSYYTLDLVENGFYDNTDVYKVPPGHYFMMGDNRDNSTDSRVLSQVGYVPYENLIGRAQIIFFSVKEGDAAWQFWKWPWTVRWDRLFTFVR; via the coding sequence ATGACGTCCACCACCGAACCGAAGAAGCAGGAAGGCGGCCTCGGCGAAACCGTGAAGGTCATCCTTCAGGCGTTTCTGATCGCCCTGCTGATCCGCACCTTTCTGTTTCAGCCCTTCAACATCCCCTCCGGGTCGATGAAGGAGACGCTGCTGGTCGGCGATTATCTCTTCGTCTCCAAATACAGTTATGGCTACAGCCGCTTCTCGCTGCCGCTGTCGCCGCCGCTTTTTGACGGGCGCATTCTCGGTTCCACGCCCAATCGCGGCGACGTGGTGGTGTTCAAGCTGCCGCGCGATGAGAGTACCGATTACATCAAGCGGGTGATCGGCCTGCCCGGCGACGAGATCCAGATGATCGGCGGTCTGCTGCACATTAACGGCGTTCCGGTGAAGCGCGAGGACGCCGGCTACTGGATGGATGACGAGGGCAATGGCAAGGTGGAGCGCGTGAAGCGCTGGATCGAGACCCTGCCCAATGGCGTGAGCTACTACACGCTCGACCTCGTCGAGAACGGCTTCTACGACAATACCGATGTCTACAAGGTGCCGCCCGGCCATTATTTCATGATGGGCGACAACCGCGACAATTCCACCGACAGCCGGGTTCTGAGTCAGGTCGGCTATGTGCCCTATGAGAACCTGATTGGCCGCGCCCAAATCATCTTCTTCTCGGTGAAGGAGGGCGACGCGGCCTGGCAGTTCTGGAAATGGCCGTGGACGGTGCGCTGGGACCGTCTGTTCACCTTCGTGCGATGA
- the acpS gene encoding holo-ACP synthase, whose translation MILGIGSDITDVRRVAEVLERHGERFLNRVFTPVERAKSDRRARRAESYAKRFAAKEACAKALGTGLAQGVFWRDMGVVNLPSGRPTMNLTGGAKARLDALTPAGHEARIDLTITDDGPLAQAFVIISAVPLSTGG comes from the coding sequence GTGATCCTCGGCATCGGCTCGGACATCACCGACGTGCGGCGCGTGGCCGAAGTGCTGGAGAGGCACGGCGAGCGCTTCCTCAACCGGGTGTTCACCCCAGTGGAGCGCGCCAAGTCGGATCGCAGAGCCCGCCGGGCCGAGAGCTATGCCAAGCGCTTCGCCGCCAAGGAGGCCTGTGCCAAGGCGCTCGGCACCGGGCTGGCGCAGGGCGTGTTCTGGCGCGACATGGGCGTGGTCAACCTGCCCTCCGGCCGGCCGACCATGAACCTCACTGGCGGAGCCAAGGCACGCCTCGACGCGCTGACGCCGGCCGGGCACGAGGCGCGCATCGACCTGACCATCACCGATGATGGCCCGCTGGCGCAGGCCTTCGTCATCATCAGCGCGGTCCCGCTTTCGACTGGGGGATAG
- the recO gene encoding DNA repair protein RecO translates to MEWSDEGIILGVRRHGEANAIVELMTAAHGRHLGLVRGGGSRRQAAALQPGNEVRANWHARLDEHLGTFALEVTAAHAGRLMGRAHSAFALSHIGSLVRLLPERDPHPELHGMLATMVAHLDHERLTGMMIARFELRMLAELGFGLDLERCAATGGRNDLLYVSPKSGRAVSREAGAPWQAQLFTLPYFLIAEVAEPPLPEDVEAAFALTGHFLARRVFDPRGLPLPDARASLLAALKRPGG, encoded by the coding sequence ATGGAGTGGTCCGACGAGGGCATCATTCTCGGCGTGCGGCGGCATGGCGAGGCCAATGCCATCGTCGAACTGATGACCGCCGCGCATGGCCGGCATCTCGGCCTGGTGCGCGGCGGCGGCTCGCGCCGGCAGGCGGCGGCGCTGCAGCCGGGCAATGAGGTGCGCGCGAACTGGCACGCCCGGCTCGACGAACATCTCGGAACCTTCGCGCTGGAAGTGACCGCCGCGCATGCCGGCAGGCTTATGGGCCGGGCCCATTCCGCCTTCGCGCTCAGCCACATCGGCAGTCTTGTTCGCCTGCTGCCTGAACGTGATCCGCATCCCGAACTGCACGGGATGCTGGCTACCATGGTCGCGCATCTCGACCATGAGCGGCTCACCGGCATGATGATCGCGCGTTTCGAACTGCGGATGCTGGCCGAACTCGGCTTCGGCCTCGACCTGGAGCGCTGCGCCGCCACGGGTGGGCGCAACGACCTGCTTTATGTTTCGCCGAAATCCGGCCGGGCGGTGAGCCGGGAGGCGGGGGCGCCCTGGCAGGCGCAGCTTTTCACCTTGCCCTATTTCCTCATCGCCGAGGTCGCCGAGCCGCCGCTGCCGGAGGATGTGGAGGCGGCGTTCGCGCTCACCGGGCATTTCCTCGCCCGGCGCGTGTTCGATCCGCGCGGCCTGCCGCTGCCCGATGCCCGCGCCTCGCTGCTCGCGGCGCTGAAACGGCCCGGTGGATAG
- a CDS encoding NYN domain-containing protein — protein sequence MVHGMEKIALFIDGANLYSATKSLGFDIDYKRLLKEFQSRGYVLRAFYYTTLVEDTEYSSIRPLLDWLDYNGYSVVTKPAREFTDSQGRRRVRGNMDIELAVNAMELAAHVDHIVIFSGDGDFRSLVEAVQRKGVRVTVVSSIHTQPPMIADELRRQADVFLDLVDLQAKVGRDPADRSGRMQETPRFLERRTPAPAPDDDAADS from the coding sequence ATGGTCCACGGCATGGAAAAGATCGCCCTCTTCATAGACGGGGCCAATCTGTACTCCGCCACCAAGTCCCTCGGCTTCGATATCGACTACAAGCGACTTCTGAAGGAATTTCAAAGCCGCGGCTATGTATTGAGGGCGTTTTATTACACGACTCTGGTTGAAGATACCGAATATTCCTCGATCCGCCCGCTGCTCGATTGGCTGGATTACAATGGCTATTCGGTGGTGACCAAGCCGGCGCGGGAGTTCACCGACAGCCAGGGCCGTCGGCGGGTGCGCGGCAACATGGATATCGAGCTGGCCGTTAACGCCATGGAGCTCGCCGCCCATGTCGACCACATCGTCATCTTCTCCGGCGACGGCGATTTCCGCTCGCTAGTGGAGGCGGTGCAGCGCAAGGGCGTGCGGGTGACGGTGGTCTCCAGCATCCACACCCAGCCGCCGATGATCGCCGATGAGTTGCGCCGGCAGGCCGACGTGTTCCTCGACCTGGTGGACCTGCAGGCGAAGGTCGGCCGCGATCCGGCGGACCGTTCCGGCCGCATGCAGGAAACCCCGCGCTTTCTGGAACGGCGCACGCCGGCTCCGGCCCCGGACGACGACGCGGCGGATTCCTGA
- the rnc gene encoding ribonuclease III, protein MTRSKNRVADDAGLEALEAALGHVFADRAHLRLALTHISAVTGVQGSKARVRSYQRLEFLGDHVLGLIVSDMLYRAFPQAEEGELSRRLADLVCEDACAEVALAMGLGPHLRLGSGEDRSGGRERPAILADVVEAVLAAVYLDAGFAAAEAMVERFWRARLSTPGSSARDPKTALQEWAQGRGLPPPHYRLVERSGPDHNPEFRIAVDVPGFEPVEATGSSKQNAQKTAAAAFLQRVTA, encoded by the coding sequence ATGACGCGCAGCAAGAACCGCGTCGCCGACGACGCCGGCCTGGAGGCGCTGGAAGCGGCGCTGGGACATGTTTTCGCCGACCGCGCCCATCTGCGGCTCGCGCTAACCCATATCAGCGCCGTCACCGGCGTGCAGGGGTCGAAGGCGCGGGTGCGCTCCTATCAGCGGCTTGAATTCCTCGGCGACCATGTGCTGGGGCTGATCGTCTCCGACATGCTCTACCGCGCCTTCCCGCAGGCGGAGGAGGGCGAACTGTCGCGTCGCCTCGCCGATCTCGTCTGCGAGGACGCCTGCGCCGAGGTGGCGCTCGCCATGGGGCTGGGCCCGCATCTGCGGCTCGGCTCCGGCGAGGACCGCTCAGGCGGGCGCGAGCGGCCGGCGATCCTGGCCGATGTGGTGGAGGCGGTGCTGGCGGCGGTGTATCTCGACGCCGGCTTCGCCGCGGCGGAAGCGATGGTGGAGCGCTTCTGGCGCGCTCGCCTTTCCACGCCCGGCAGTTCCGCCCGCGACCCCAAGACCGCTTTGCAGGAATGGGCGCAGGGCCGGGGCCTGCCGCCGCCGCATTATCGGTTGGTGGAGCGCTCCGGGCCCGACCATAATCCCGAATTCCGCATTGCCGTCGACGTGCCGGGCTTCGAGCCGGTAGAGGCGACCGGCTCCTCCAAGCAGAACGCTCAGAAGACCGCCGCTGCGGCGTTTCTCCAACGGGTCACAGCATGA
- a CDS encoding uracil-DNA glycosylase, whose product MAAFHASPAVADAEPPHDCPLCPRLVAFRDHWRAQEPGWHNAPVPSFGPVDGRLLIVGLAPGLRGANRTGRPFTGDYAGELLYSTLIRFGFATGTFEARPDDSLRLVDARLTNAVRCVPPENKPTTEEIRTCRPFFSTTIGLLPSLSAIVALGKIAHDQVLAAHGARLSHFKFAHGAVHQLGDLVLFDSYHCSRYNTNTGVLTTEMFHAVFAKVRAHIDTLG is encoded by the coding sequence ATGGCGGCTTTCCACGCCTCCCCGGCGGTGGCCGACGCCGAGCCGCCGCACGACTGCCCGCTCTGCCCGCGCCTCGTCGCCTTCCGCGATCACTGGCGCGCGCAGGAGCCTGGCTGGCACAATGCGCCGGTTCCCTCCTTCGGGCCGGTCGATGGGCGGCTGCTCATCGTCGGCCTCGCGCCGGGGCTGCGCGGCGCCAACCGCACCGGCCGTCCCTTCACCGGCGACTATGCCGGCGAACTGCTCTATTCGACGCTGATCCGCTTTGGCTTCGCCACCGGCACCTTTGAGGCGCGCCCGGACGATTCGCTGCGGCTGGTGGATGCGCGCCTCACCAACGCGGTGCGCTGCGTGCCGCCGGAGAACAAGCCGACGACGGAGGAGATCCGAACCTGCCGCCCGTTCTTCTCCACGACGATCGGGCTGCTGCCGAGCCTCAGCGCCATCGTCGCGCTGGGCAAGATCGCGCATGACCAGGTGCTGGCGGCGCATGGCGCGCGGCTCTCGCACTTCAAATTCGCCCATGGTGCCGTGCATCAGCTCGGCGATCTCGTGCTTTTCGACAGCTATCACTGCTCGCGCTACAACACGAATACCGGTGTGCTGACGACGGAGATGTTCCACGCCGTCTTCGCCAAGGTGCGGGCGCATATCGACACGCTGGGCTGA
- a CDS encoding CsbD family protein, translated as MTDQIKANVRIMSGAAKVFWGKLAGDAHRVASGRVEQLAGEAALACARARSRVGRVVPSVRA; from the coding sequence ATGACCGACCAGATCAAGGCCAATGTCCGTATCATGTCGGGTGCCGCCAAGGTTTTCTGGGGCAAATTGGCCGGCGATGCCCACAGGGTCGCCAGCGGCCGAGTCGAGCAGCTTGCCGGGGAGGCCGCTCTGGCTTGCGCCCGCGCGCGCAGCCGGGTCGGACGGGTGGTCCCTTCCGTCCGCGCCTGA
- the era gene encoding GTPase Era, protein MNDTIEETPEAPAETTRCGFVALIGTPNAGKSTLTNALVGTKVSIVSHKVQTTRALVRGIAIEGATQIVLVDTPGIFAPKRRLEKAMVRSAWSGAGDADAVVLLIDARAGLTEDVQAIIRGLTDVKRPRAILLNKIDLVKRESLLELAAKVAELISFDRLFMVSALAGDGLKELREWLAQILPLGPWLYPEDQISDAPMRSLAAEITREKLFHRLHEELPYRSTVETDSWQERKDGSVRIEQTIFVERESQRKIVLGKSGETIKAISMAARKELTEIVEAPVHLFLFVKVRENWADDPARYREMGLEFPQE, encoded by the coding sequence ATGAACGACACCATCGAAGAAACACCCGAAGCACCGGCCGAGACCACGCGCTGTGGCTTCGTCGCGCTTATCGGCACGCCCAACGCCGGCAAGTCGACGCTGACCAATGCGCTGGTGGGCACCAAGGTCTCCATCGTCTCGCACAAGGTGCAGACCACCCGCGCGCTGGTGCGCGGCATCGCGATTGAGGGCGCGACGCAGATCGTGCTGGTGGACACGCCCGGCATCTTCGCGCCGAAGCGCCGGCTGGAAAAGGCAATGGTGCGCTCCGCCTGGAGCGGGGCGGGCGACGCCGACGCCGTGGTGCTGCTGATCGACGCGCGCGCCGGGCTGACCGAGGACGTGCAGGCGATCATTCGCGGGCTGACGGATGTGAAGCGGCCGCGCGCGATCCTGCTGAACAAGATCGACCTGGTGAAGCGTGAGAGCCTGCTGGAACTCGCCGCCAAGGTCGCCGAACTCATCAGCTTCGACCGGCTGTTCATGGTCTCCGCGCTTGCCGGCGACGGGCTGAAGGAATTGCGCGAATGGCTGGCGCAGATCCTGCCGCTTGGCCCGTGGCTCTACCCCGAGGACCAGATTTCCGATGCGCCGATGCGCTCGCTCGCCGCCGAGATCACCCGCGAGAAGCTGTTCCACCGGCTGCATGAAGAGCTGCCCTACCGCTCCACTGTCGAGACGGACTCCTGGCAGGAGCGCAAGGACGGCTCGGTACGCATCGAGCAGACCATCTTCGTCGAGCGCGAGAGCCAGCGGAAGATCGTGCTCGGCAAGTCCGGCGAGACCATCAAGGCCATCTCCATGGCCGCGCGCAAGGAACTGACCGAGATCGTCGAGGCGCCGGTGCACCTGTTCCTGTTCGTCAAGGTGCGCGAGAACTGGGCCGATGATCCCGCCCGCTACCGCGAGATGGGGCTGGAATTCCCACAGGAGTGA
- a CDS encoding bifunctional (p)ppGpp synthetase/guanosine-3',5'-bis(diphosphate) 3'-pyrophosphohydrolase has protein sequence MMRQYELVERVRRYNPNTDEALLDRAYVYAMRAHGTQKRASGDPYFSHPLEVAAILTDLKLDDATIVAALLHDTIEDTDATRDEIDKIFGQQIGALVEGLTKIKKLDLVSKQAKQAENLRKLLLAIADDVRVLLVKLADRLHNMRTLKWVPEEKRSRVAQETLDIYAPLAGRMGMHDMREELEDLSFRQLSPEAYDSILGRLQALQESNGELVAAIERELSDAIAQKGIGAVVTGRQKRPHSIWRKMERKSVAFEQLSDIYGFRIIVDTVEDCYAALGVVHTKWPLVPGRFKDYVSTPKQNDYRSIHTTVVGPGRQRVELQIRTRQMHEIAEYGIAAHALYKDTGGSDPLTRDSNAYAWLRRTIELLAEGSSPEEFLEHTKLELFHDQVFCFTPKGRLITLPRRATPIDFAYAVHTGVGDRAVGAKINGKISPLVSELQNGDEVEIITAAGQTPPAAWESIVVTGKARAAIRRATRAAVRAQYAGLGKKIVERAIVRAGKVFSEEKLAASVGRLARASLEDVYAAVGRGEMRSDDVVKAVHPEWTGPRPEERAALKGEGWFELEKGQSLKFKIPGIESDPDPLTAIPIRGINRELPVRFAPNGGAVPGDRIVGILSPGEGITIYPIQSPALQDFEEEPERWLDVRWDVEEDDPQRFPVQIVVVATNEPGSLAQIAQVIGERDGNIDNLRMSSRSADFTRMVIDIGVYDLRHLNGILSDLRARPVVSSVERVNG, from the coding sequence ATGATGCGGCAGTACGAGCTCGTCGAGCGCGTGCGCCGGTACAATCCCAATACCGACGAAGCGCTGCTTGACCGCGCTTACGTCTATGCGATGCGCGCCCACGGCACGCAGAAGCGCGCCTCGGGCGATCCTTATTTTTCCCATCCGCTCGAAGTCGCCGCCATCCTGACCGACCTCAAGCTGGACGATGCGACCATCGTCGCGGCGCTGCTGCACGACACCATCGAGGATACCGACGCCACCCGCGACGAGATCGACAAGATCTTCGGCCAGCAGATCGGGGCGTTGGTTGAGGGGCTGACCAAAATCAAGAAACTGGACCTGGTGTCCAAGCAGGCCAAGCAGGCGGAGAATCTGCGCAAGCTGCTGCTCGCCATCGCCGACGATGTGCGGGTGCTGTTGGTCAAGCTCGCCGACCGCCTGCACAATATGCGCACGCTCAAATGGGTGCCGGAGGAAAAGCGCTCCCGTGTCGCGCAGGAAACGCTCGACATCTATGCGCCGCTCGCAGGGCGCATGGGCATGCACGACATGCGCGAGGAGCTGGAAGACCTCTCCTTCCGCCAACTCTCGCCGGAAGCCTATGACTCCATCCTCGGGCGGCTTCAGGCGCTGCAGGAAAGCAATGGCGAACTGGTGGCCGCCATTGAGCGCGAACTGTCCGACGCTATCGCCCAGAAGGGCATCGGCGCGGTTGTGACCGGGCGGCAGAAGCGGCCGCACTCGATCTGGCGCAAGATGGAGCGCAAATCCGTCGCCTTCGAGCAATTGTCCGATATCTACGGCTTCCGCATCATCGTTGACACGGTGGAGGACTGTTACGCGGCGCTGGGCGTCGTGCACACCAAATGGCCGCTGGTGCCGGGGCGGTTCAAGGACTACGTCTCGACGCCGAAACAGAACGATTACCGCTCCATTCACACCACCGTCGTCGGACCCGGCCGCCAGCGCGTCGAGCTGCAGATCCGCACCCGGCAGATGCACGAAATCGCCGAATACGGAATCGCCGCGCATGCGCTCTACAAGGACACGGGCGGCTCCGACCCGCTTACCCGCGATTCCAACGCCTATGCCTGGCTGCGGCGCACCATCGAATTGCTCGCCGAGGGGTCCAGCCCCGAGGAGTTCCTGGAGCACACCAAGCTCGAACTGTTCCATGACCAGGTGTTCTGCTTCACCCCCAAGGGGCGGTTGATCACCCTGCCGCGCCGGGCCACGCCGATCGACTTCGCCTATGCCGTGCACACCGGCGTCGGCGACCGGGCGGTCGGCGCGAAGATCAACGGCAAGATTTCGCCGCTGGTGTCGGAACTGCAGAATGGCGACGAGGTGGAGATCATCACCGCCGCCGGCCAGACCCCGCCGGCGGCGTGGGAATCCATCGTCGTCACCGGCAAGGCGCGCGCCGCGATCCGCCGCGCCACCCGCGCCGCCGTGCGCGCCCAATATGCCGGACTCGGCAAGAAGATCGTCGAACGGGCCATCGTCCGCGCCGGCAAGGTGTTCTCCGAGGAAAAGCTCGCCGCCTCGGTCGGCCGGCTCGCCCGCGCCTCGCTGGAGGATGTCTATGCCGCCGTGGGCCGCGGCGAGATGCGCTCCGACGATGTGGTGAAGGCGGTTCACCCGGAATGGACCGGCCCACGGCCCGAGGAGCGTGCCGCGCTGAAGGGCGAGGGCTGGTTCGAGCTGGAAAAGGGCCAGAGCCTCAAATTCAAGATCCCTGGCATCGAGAGCGATCCCGACCCGCTGACAGCCATCCCCATTCGCGGCATCAATCGCGAATTGCCGGTGCGCTTCGCGCCCAATGGCGGCGCGGTGCCCGGCGACCGTATCGTCGGCATTCTCTCGCCGGGAGAAGGCATCACCATCTACCCCATCCAGTCGCCGGCACTGCAGGATTTCGAGGAGGAGCCCGAGCGCTGGCTCGATGTGCGCTGGGATGTGGAGGAGGATGACCCGCAGCGCTTCCCGGTGCAGATCGTCGTCGTCGCCACCAATGAGCCAGGCTCGCTGGCGCAGATCGCCCAGGTGATCGGCGAGCGCGACGGTAATATTGACAATCTGCGCATGTCCTCGCGTTCGGCCGACTTCACCCGGATGGTGATCGACATCGGCGTCTATGATCTGCGCCACCTCAACGGCATTCTAAGCGACCTGCGCGCACGCCCCGTGGTGTCGAGTGTCGAGCGGGTAAACGGGTGA
- the rpoZ gene encoding DNA-directed RNA polymerase subunit omega, with protein sequence MARVTVEDCIDKVDNRFELVLLAGHRARAIASGAPITVDRDNDKNPVVALREIADETVSPEDLREELIHSLQKFTEVDEPEPETVPMIASQVSGGDDSDVMLDRMTEEELLAGLQGLVPPEPSDDDEG encoded by the coding sequence ATGGCTCGCGTCACCGTCGAGGACTGCATCGACAAGGTCGACAATCGCTTCGAGCTGGTCCTTCTTGCCGGCCATCGTGCGCGCGCCATCGCGTCCGGCGCGCCGATCACGGTTGACCGTGACAATGACAAGAACCCGGTCGTCGCCCTGCGCGAGATCGCCGACGAGACCGTCTCGCCGGAAGATCTGCGCGAGGAACTGATCCACTCGCTCCAGAAGTTCACCGAAGTGGACGAGCCGGAGCCAGAGACCGTTCCGATGATCGCTTCCCAGGTTTCGGGCGGCGACGATTCCGATGTCATGCTGGACCGCATGACCGAGGAAGAGCTGCTGGCCGGCCTGCAGGGCCTCGTGCCGCCCGAGCCGAGCGACGACGACGAGGGCTGA
- a CDS encoding pyridoxine 5'-phosphate synthase: MTRIVPPIRLGVNVDHVATIRNARGGDLPDPVRAAQLACAAGADGITAHLREDRRHIRDSDMRRLREELTVPLNFEMAATDEMVAIALEQRPHAACLVPERREERTTEGGLDVIGGGIDLAHKVEKLGAAGIRVSLFVAPDAEQIARAADIGAAVIELHTGAWCEFLAAGEAHEAEAELGRLVAAAAQGSALGLEIHAGHGLDFATAEVMAAIEPIRELNIGHFLIGESIFVGLEGAVRQMRAAMARGRARIGAPQAA, encoded by the coding sequence GTGACCCGCATCGTCCCGCCCATCCGCCTCGGCGTGAATGTCGACCACGTCGCCACCATCCGCAATGCGCGCGGCGGCGACCTGCCTGACCCCGTGCGCGCCGCCCAGCTGGCCTGCGCCGCCGGGGCCGATGGCATCACCGCGCATCTGCGCGAGGACCGCCGTCACATCCGCGACAGCGACATGCGCCGCCTGCGCGAGGAACTCACCGTGCCGCTGAATTTCGAGATGGCGGCGACCGACGAGATGGTGGCCATCGCGCTCGAACAGCGCCCGCACGCCGCCTGCCTTGTACCGGAACGGCGAGAGGAGCGCACCACCGAGGGCGGTCTCGACGTGATCGGCGGCGGGATCGACCTGGCCCACAAGGTGGAGAAGCTCGGCGCGGCCGGCATTCGCGTCTCACTGTTTGTGGCCCCGGATGCCGAGCAGATCGCCCGCGCCGCCGATATCGGCGCGGCGGTGATCGAGCTTCACACCGGCGCGTGGTGCGAATTCCTGGCCGCCGGCGAGGCCCACGAGGCCGAGGCCGAACTGGGGCGGCTGGTCGCGGCGGCGGCGCAGGGCAGCGCGCTGGGGCTGGAAATCCACGCCGGGCATGGGCTCGACTTCGCCACGGCGGAAGTGATGGCGGCCATCGAGCCGATCCGCGAACTCAATATCGGCCATTTCCTCATCGGCGAATCCATCTTCGTCGGGCTGGAAGGTGCCGTGCGCCAGATGCGCGCGGCCATGGCACGCGGGCGGGCCCGTATCGGGGCGCCGCAGGCGGCGTGA
- the pyrE gene encoding orotate phosphoribosyltransferase: protein MTQDEVVAEFRAAGALLEGHFILSSGLRSPVFLQKMFIFQDPVRTARLCKALAEKAQAAFGRIDYVVSPAVGGIVPGYETARQLGAMAVFVEREGGTFQLRRGFTIPPEAKVLMVEDIITTGLSSRECLAAIAEHTSNVVGAACLIDRSNGKADLGVPLVALARLDIPAYPADALPPELAALPPVKPGSRGIQGVKA, encoded by the coding sequence ATGACACAAGACGAGGTGGTGGCCGAGTTCCGCGCCGCTGGTGCGCTGCTGGAAGGGCATTTCATTCTCTCCTCCGGCCTGCGCAGCCCGGTGTTCCTGCAGAAGATGTTCATCTTCCAGGACCCGGTGCGGACAGCGCGCCTGTGCAAGGCGTTGGCCGAGAAGGCGCAGGCGGCGTTCGGCAGGATCGACTATGTCGTCTCCCCCGCCGTGGGCGGCATCGTTCCGGGCTATGAGACGGCGCGGCAACTCGGCGCCATGGCGGTGTTCGTGGAGCGCGAAGGCGGCACCTTCCAGCTGCGCCGCGGCTTCACCATTCCGCCGGAGGCCAAGGTGCTGATGGTGGAAGACATCATCACCACCGGCCTTTCCTCGCGCGAATGCCTCGCGGCCATTGCCGAGCACACCTCCAATGTTGTCGGCGCCGCCTGCCTGATTGACCGTTCCAACGGCAAGGCCGACCTTGGCGTGCCGCTGGTGGCGCTGGCCAGGCTCGACATTCCCGCCTATCCCGCCGATGCGCTGCCGCCGGAACTGGCGGCGCTGCCGCCGGTGAAGCCGGGCTCGCGCGGCATTCAGGGGGTGAAGGCGTGA